One segment of Polypterus senegalus isolate Bchr_013 chromosome 8, ASM1683550v1, whole genome shotgun sequence DNA contains the following:
- the LOC120533525 gene encoding gastrula zinc finger protein XlCGF52.1-like, with protein sequence MKDRVTDRREEDRAAFDCQTEMDVKEEMCEAAINVLEIKTAHIKEEDCEWEPVHLKPESLAIKVEEWEEGSVGIKEEAEERCVGIEAHKCESEKSVEEDDLHHGCQDGVITGLVSSESRRCLSPETSVNVKSATLQPDTKSVEEVSLFRTWEDQLPPINQSGDRDKLHCCSQCGKQFSRITNLQTHIRIHTGEKPYCCLECGKRFSVMCSLQVHRRIHTGEKPFCCSECGKRFSDSSHLRTHARIHTGEKPYCCSECGKLFLQLSNLQKHTRVHTGEKPYCCSECGKRFSRMSYLKSHTRVHTGEKPYCCSECGKQFSDRSSLQRHTRIHTGEKPYCCSECGKRFSNSTHLQQHARVHNGEKSYSCTECGKRFSSHNILVVHTRVHTGEKPYCCPECDKRFSDRSGLQKHSKNSHQWEECGGL encoded by the exons ATGAAAGACAGAGTGACTGACAGGCG AGAGGAAGACAGAGCTGCCTTTGACTGTCAAACTGAGATGGACGTGAAAGAGGAGATGTGCGAGGCTGCCATTAATGTTCTGGAGATAAAGACGGCACAtattaaagaagaggactgtgaatGGGAGCCTGTTCACCTTAAACCGGAGAGTCTGGCCATTAAAGTGGAGGAGTGGGAAGAGGGGTCAGTGGGCATCAAAGAAGAGGCAGAGGAGAGGTGTGTCGGCATCGAGGCACacaaatgtgaaagtgaaaagagtgtcgaGGAAGATGACCTTCATCACGGGTGTCAAGATGGAGTGATCACCGGGTTGGTCTCTTCTGAAAGCAGACGATGTTTATCTCCGGAAACATCCGTCAATGTGAAGTCTGCAACGTTACAGCCTGACACAAAATCTGTTGAGGAGGTTTCATTGTTTAGAACCTGGGAAGATCAGCTGCCACCTATAAATCAGTCTGGAGACA GAGACAAACTTCACTGCTGTTCtcaatgtggaaaacaattctcaCGAATCACCAACCTGCAGACGCACAtaagaattcacaccggagagaagccttattgctgcCTGGAATGTGGTAAGCGATTTTCTGTGATGTGCAGTCTTCAGGTCCACAGAAGAATTCACACCGGGGAGAAGCCGttctgctgttctgaatgtggtaagagATTCTCGGACAGCAGCCATCTTCGCACCCACGcaagaattcacaccggagagaagccgtattgctgctcGGAATGTGGGAAACTGTTCTTGCAATTGAGCAATCTGCAGAAACACACCAGAGTTCACACTGGTGAAAAGCCGTACTGCTGCTCagaatgtggtaaacgattctcaCGAATGAGCTACCTTAAGAGCCACACACGAgttcacactggggagaagccgtattgctgttctgaatgtggcaaacagttctccGACAGGAGTAGTCTTCAAAGACACAccagaattcacacaggagaaaagccatactgctgttctgaatgtggtaagcgATTCTCCAACAGCACTCATCTACAGCAGCATGCAAGggttcacaatggagagaaatcGTACAGTTGTActgaatgtggaaaaagattCTCCAGTCACAATATCCTTGTTGTGCACACTAgggttcacactggagaaaaaccatattgctgtcctgaatgtgACAAACGATTCTCCGACAGGAGTGGTCTTCAGAAACACTCAAAGAATTCACACCAGTGGGAAGAATGTGGGGGACTCTAG